A DNA window from Paenibacillus andongensis contains the following coding sequences:
- a CDS encoding S1 family peptidase: MATFNEALKHKNRISPVLLKRAEVMAVGVGYADPSKPALGAGVIVYTHKKIVPSSLSSLKGVVAKAGTAVPVRFVPSGMFKTNASATKPKVIRPTLFRNRIRPVPGGVSIGKPDPFATGTAGVIVIKNNQLYILSNNHVLIKNNSTAFSATVQPGPADAAIAGNTIGRAFQFVRLRPGEVNFQDSAIALPFSNSLLNPRYLVSASGQLVTVPGHLLSYPVGLQVFKSGRTTGFVRGTVESNNVDVRVSYGGTLGTLLFRNQSVIRGNTGAVSLPGDSGSVWLRATDRFAAALNFAGTADGMRSISNPIGLVMATYGLRIAIPAPGGTFKAGAIKGIAPRGNHSYVQPLTDEQRKRTRAVLVKSSK; encoded by the coding sequence ATGGCAACATTTAATGAGGCGCTAAAACATAAGAATAGAATTTCCCCCGTTTTACTAAAAAGAGCGGAGGTCATGGCTGTTGGTGTTGGCTATGCGGATCCAAGTAAACCGGCACTCGGAGCTGGCGTTATTGTTTATACGCATAAAAAAATCGTCCCCTCCAGTCTGAGCAGCCTTAAAGGGGTGGTTGCCAAAGCAGGTACGGCAGTTCCCGTTCGTTTCGTGCCTTCTGGGATGTTTAAAACGAATGCATCTGCAACAAAACCAAAAGTCATCCGACCAACATTATTTCGCAATAGAATTCGTCCCGTGCCAGGCGGTGTAAGCATCGGTAAACCGGATCCGTTTGCCACAGGAACGGCAGGTGTGATTGTAATCAAAAACAACCAACTTTACATTCTGAGCAACAACCATGTTCTTATTAAAAACAACTCAACTGCCTTCTCTGCAACCGTGCAACCAGGCCCAGCAGATGCAGCGATTGCCGGTAACACCATAGGGAGAGCCTTTCAATTCGTCAGACTGCGCCCGGGTGAAGTCAATTTCCAAGATTCAGCGATTGCATTGCCGTTTTCAAATAGCTTATTGAATCCAAGATACTTAGTCAGTGCATCAGGGCAGTTGGTTACAGTTCCTGGTCACTTGTTAAGCTATCCTGTCGGTCTTCAAGTATTTAAATCTGGTCGTACAACGGGCTTTGTCAGAGGAACGGTAGAATCCAATAATGTGGATGTACGTGTTTCCTATGGAGGAACGTTAGGGACATTATTGTTCCGAAATCAATCGGTTATTCGCGGGAATACGGGCGCTGTTTCACTCCCAGGTGATTCCGGTTCCGTATGGCTCCGAGCAACAGATCGCTTTGCAGCGGCGCTTAATTTCGCTGGTACTGCGGATGGTATGCGCTCGATTAGTAATCCGATAGGACTGGTAATGGCCACGTATGGTTTACGTATTGCCATTCCGGCCCCTGGTGGAACTTTCAAAGCCGGCGCGATTAAAGGGATTGCTCCACGAGGCAACCATTCTTACGTTCAGCCACTAACAGATGAACAACGTAAACGCACACGCGCTGTGCTAGTTAAGTCTTCTAAGTAA
- a CDS encoding stalk domain-containing protein, giving the protein MKKRIGIMSLAVGIIAASLATAPSPARADIVWDHWQKAESLGASGNKDEAVPHWQFLANHYARSGEWENAALFYGNLAAYYDTIGDYDQAISYYESENEYWVKAGKDWGAVKLQRADQIRTTVELYRLDHDETTVQQLALPKNSQLAKFEPTYGTYLGVYSEQDPKVGNIFTKMESVYGKKHAIYLAYAHWGQGFPATYAKRAKDAGGALQIAWEPDDGLDPVTDSTYLRKWAQDAKAAGIPIFLRFAGEMNGAWVKWHGNPAQYIAKFRMLHDVFAAEAPNVAMVWSPGDVPANDIDPYYPGDAYVDWVGVSLYIEPYENGNPSLPSMISTSSVERLTRLYNTYSDRKPLMLSETGVPHYAHSADEDFTEWAKLNLQRLYEIMPYKYPRLKAITYFNVDQKMENAKNDYSLSTSSEIQNYYSKLIANPYLLSKVTDAAKPDDRLGYVPVDANHQTFTKQTKLVPFVKIPDVYIGKVEYILNGKVIASQTDLPYGLELKAGDVPEGSVIQIKVYNKSGKQTALRTFGLSSQVSVEIDGKEQKFEQAPVIVKGSTFTPLRAIFEAMGATVDYEAATRTVTAKKGSTTLHLTLDEKTVYVNGKAIQLDEPAQLVNGYTLAPARFVGETFGGKVAWDGTSRTVTITTK; this is encoded by the coding sequence ATGAAAAAAAGAATCGGAATTATGTCGTTGGCTGTAGGAATTATTGCGGCTAGCCTAGCGACTGCACCATCGCCTGCTCGTGCAGACATCGTTTGGGACCACTGGCAAAAAGCGGAGTCACTAGGTGCAAGTGGGAATAAAGATGAAGCAGTGCCCCATTGGCAATTCCTGGCTAATCACTATGCGAGATCTGGAGAATGGGAAAATGCAGCTTTATTCTATGGAAATTTGGCCGCCTACTACGATACAATCGGTGATTATGATCAAGCGATTAGCTATTACGAGTCCGAAAACGAATATTGGGTGAAAGCCGGGAAGGATTGGGGGGCTGTTAAGCTGCAGCGTGCTGATCAAATTCGGACTACGGTTGAGTTGTATAGACTGGATCATGATGAGACAACCGTGCAGCAATTAGCCCTGCCAAAAAACAGTCAATTGGCCAAGTTTGAACCTACATACGGCACTTATCTTGGGGTCTACTCCGAACAGGATCCTAAGGTAGGTAATATTTTCACGAAAATGGAATCGGTTTATGGTAAAAAACACGCGATATATTTGGCCTATGCACACTGGGGTCAAGGATTCCCTGCTACGTATGCCAAGAGAGCAAAAGATGCAGGTGGCGCTTTGCAAATCGCTTGGGAACCTGACGATGGCTTAGATCCGGTTACAGACAGCACGTATTTGCGCAAATGGGCACAAGATGCCAAAGCGGCAGGCATCCCGATCTTCTTGCGTTTTGCTGGGGAAATGAATGGTGCTTGGGTCAAATGGCACGGAAACCCTGCTCAATATATTGCGAAATTCCGTATGCTGCACGATGTATTCGCTGCTGAAGCTCCGAATGTCGCGATGGTTTGGAGTCCTGGTGATGTACCAGCGAATGATATTGACCCTTACTATCCGGGAGATGCATATGTAGATTGGGTAGGGGTGAGCCTGTACATTGAGCCCTATGAAAATGGGAATCCGTCTCTGCCTTCCATGATTTCTACGAGCAGTGTGGAGAGGTTAACTAGGCTTTACAACACCTATTCGGACCGTAAACCTTTAATGTTAAGTGAAACAGGGGTCCCGCATTACGCGCACTCGGCAGACGAGGATTTCACCGAATGGGCGAAGCTTAATCTGCAGCGTTTATATGAGATTATGCCTTATAAATATCCTAGATTAAAGGCTATCACTTACTTTAATGTCGATCAAAAGATGGAGAACGCGAAAAACGACTATTCACTCTCCACTTCGTCTGAAATCCAAAATTACTACAGCAAGTTAATTGCTAATCCTTATTTGTTATCCAAGGTGACAGACGCAGCTAAACCTGATGATCGTCTGGGTTATGTACCCGTAGATGCGAATCATCAGACTTTTACGAAACAAACCAAGTTAGTTCCTTTTGTCAAAATTCCTGACGTTTACATAGGTAAAGTAGAGTACATCTTAAACGGAAAAGTGATTGCCTCTCAAACAGATTTGCCTTACGGTCTAGAATTGAAAGCTGGCGATGTTCCGGAGGGTTCCGTCATTCAAATTAAGGTTTATAATAAATCCGGTAAACAAACAGCTTTACGCACCTTCGGTTTATCCTCACAAGTATCTGTCGAGATTGATGGGAAAGAGCAGAAATTTGAGCAAGCGCCTGTCATTGTAAAAGGATCAACGTTCACGCCGCTGCGTGCGATTTTCGAAGCTATGGGTGCAACGGTAGATTATGAAGCAGCAACTAGAACAGTTACAGCCAAAAAAGGAAGTACAACATTACACTTAACTCTTGATGAGAAAACGGTATATGTGAACGGTAAAGCTATTCAGTTAGATGAGCCAGCTCAGCTGGTGAACGGTTATACACTAGCTCCTGCTAGATTCGTGGGGGAAACCTTTGGCGGCAAAGTCGCTTGGGATGGCACCAGCAGAACGGTTACGATTACAACCAAATAG
- a CDS encoding carbohydrate ABC transporter permease, producing the protein MVGQKRFSKTVVIIGFLLPSLAGLFLFQLIPMLSSAIISFTNWDLLTPAKFVGVDNYTEALQDEKTLTSLKNILQYILGYLPSVLAFGLLFAVLLNRKLRGIKLYRIFIFVPVITSWVAVSIVWRWLLNGQSGLINYLLSLIGIQGPMWLQDFVWAMPSIIAVSVWKDIGYVTVILLAGLQDISDDYYEAATIDGAGGFGQFFRVTLPLLTPSIFFVLVISLINGFQLFDQVLVMTGGGPAGQTSTLVQQIYGNAFQSYKMGFASAQSWILFVIIFAVTIVQQQLQKRWVTYDR; encoded by the coding sequence ATGGTCGGACAAAAGAGATTTTCCAAAACAGTTGTCATTATCGGATTTTTATTACCAAGTTTAGCCGGTTTGTTTCTGTTCCAACTCATCCCGATGCTTTCATCTGCTATCATTTCCTTCACAAATTGGGATTTGTTAACCCCGGCGAAGTTCGTTGGGGTGGATAATTACACCGAGGCTTTGCAGGATGAGAAAACGCTTACATCATTAAAGAACATTCTTCAATACATCCTAGGTTATTTACCCTCTGTTCTTGCTTTTGGTTTACTGTTCGCCGTTTTACTGAATAGGAAGCTAAGGGGTATAAAGCTTTATCGGATCTTCATCTTTGTACCCGTCATCACTTCGTGGGTAGCTGTTTCCATCGTATGGCGCTGGCTGCTGAATGGTCAGAGCGGACTCATTAATTACCTGCTGTCACTAATAGGAATTCAGGGACCCATGTGGCTGCAGGATTTTGTGTGGGCGATGCCCTCCATTATTGCGGTTAGTGTATGGAAGGATATCGGCTATGTGACCGTCATACTTCTTGCGGGATTGCAGGATATTTCGGACGATTATTACGAAGCGGCGACGATTGATGGAGCAGGCGGATTTGGGCAGTTTTTCCGTGTAACGCTCCCGCTGCTCACGCCTAGCATCTTTTTCGTACTTGTCATATCACTCATTAATGGCTTCCAGCTCTTTGATCAGGTGCTAGTGATGACAGGTGGCGGTCCGGCAGGGCAAACGAGCACGCTTGTGCAGCAAATTTATGGGAATGCTTTTCAAAGCTATAAAATGGGCTTTGCCTCTGCGCAGTCATGGATCTTATTCGTCATTATTTTCGCCGTCACCATCGTTCAGCAGCAGCTTCAGAAAAGGTGGGTTACCTATGACAGATAA
- a CDS encoding AAA family ATPase, producing MRPIQLQMSGLQSYREMQTIDFSQLVDAGVFGIFGPTGSGKSSILDAITLSLYGKVERASGGTQAIMNHAEQTLFVSFTFELTNAAGTERYRVERQFKRGAELSINGTISRLLHIKGTETIVLADKAGEVNQQVQHILGLSMQDFTRAVVLPQGKFAEFLTLTGKDRRQMLQRLFHLEQYGDHLSAKVSSKVKETDSTVKQLAAEQQGLGDASERALEEANARLLEAEQEAVRSRLHLEQQEKSYDEHKQVFQWQIEKRALELETQKQQEQEAFILEKEQLLQKAEQAEKVRPYLEQHALAVKDVLTGETQLEIAAASQLTAETNYQQAVHKFEHAQQELASQEGPLLLRLDQLQQALVIQQELEQVQSQIQAAQMQEAEVKVAFTHLQAELSKNIETKQKAILKQTELKDQLKLVETNSVSRQLLQSAVQEKKAIELLQTQEFDAKKAREDKAVAYSVVEQSQLQLAAKQQAYQVKLSGWLKELQETGVDVNLQIAAFTKFVPALQAYKERQKLSWKMQERHALAAILASELADGDHCPVCGATEHPLKLHSEEPAETAYDQAYEEQLRQVEELLQLAKEHQFTGQQLLRRLASVHRQAVDLAAVLAASGQEHAELTSELSTMAWDEAAAGKEEGATANLGELNEDISFKALLEEWKVMEARQTSCISQSEELEHSFQSLQKEHAQHAQQFVQAGAQMQAAASLLSEADSRLISITSTLGEQLKGWQERYAELSWIDVDKQLEQLLANERLAEELRGRIEKSIPFLDELNGKIDELQRAAQEQDRTALQLHERLQGLAQLAADKSRQLALRAPGAAVPQLIAEATSALEQLRQLAQVTKLAHAAAQREQLLAAQRYSAAAEAAAAAARQLAQTERALHGALTDNGFASREAAEAAALAPEQRRQWALLAAEHREREQALRAQLAQLAAKLQGRVLSADEWAQSQAQLSAAKAAAEAALETRAKAAQGASELATRHARWCELETRRVEQATQLERLGKLQAVLKANAFVEYLAEEQLMQVSRAASERLGELTRRRYAIEVDSGGGFVIRDDANGGVKRPVSTLSGGETFLTSLALALALSAQIQLKGEYPLEFFFLDEGFGTLDQELLDMVIGALEKLHMDSLAVGVISHVPELRARLARKLIVLPAEPSGRGSRIVVEDL from the coding sequence ATGCGTCCAATTCAGTTGCAAATGTCCGGGCTTCAGAGTTATCGGGAAATGCAGACGATCGATTTCAGCCAATTAGTGGATGCGGGCGTGTTTGGCATATTTGGCCCGACGGGCAGTGGGAAATCATCGATTCTTGATGCGATCACGCTATCGTTATATGGCAAAGTGGAAAGAGCAAGCGGAGGCACGCAAGCGATTATGAATCATGCGGAGCAGACGCTGTTCGTTTCTTTTACGTTTGAGCTGACAAATGCGGCCGGCACTGAGCGTTATCGTGTCGAACGGCAATTCAAGCGCGGAGCGGAGTTGTCCATAAACGGGACAATTAGTCGGCTTCTACATATTAAAGGGACCGAGACCATCGTACTTGCAGATAAAGCGGGTGAAGTGAATCAGCAGGTACAGCATATTTTGGGTCTGTCTATGCAGGACTTTACGAGAGCTGTCGTGCTCCCGCAAGGGAAATTCGCAGAATTTCTGACGTTGACCGGCAAGGATCGCAGACAAATGCTGCAGAGGCTATTCCATCTTGAACAGTATGGGGACCATTTGAGCGCGAAGGTTAGTTCCAAAGTGAAAGAAACGGACAGCACTGTTAAGCAGCTTGCTGCAGAGCAGCAGGGGCTTGGGGATGCTTCAGAGAGAGCGCTAGAAGAAGCCAATGCCAGACTTCTGGAAGCAGAACAAGAAGCGGTTCGAAGTCGTCTTCATTTGGAACAGCAGGAGAAGTCTTATGACGAACATAAGCAGGTATTTCAGTGGCAGATTGAGAAAAGAGCACTGGAACTAGAAACGCAGAAGCAGCAGGAACAAGAGGCGTTCATCCTCGAAAAGGAGCAGCTTCTTCAAAAAGCTGAACAGGCTGAAAAGGTGAGGCCCTATCTGGAGCAGCATGCTTTGGCAGTCAAGGATGTGTTAACAGGGGAAACACAGCTTGAAATTGCAGCAGCTTCCCAACTAACAGCGGAAACAAACTATCAGCAAGCTGTTCACAAATTTGAACATGCACAGCAAGAGCTGGCTTCACAGGAAGGGCCGCTTTTATTGCGGTTGGACCAGCTGCAGCAAGCACTTGTCATTCAGCAGGAGCTTGAACAAGTTCAAAGCCAAATCCAAGCGGCTCAGATGCAAGAAGCAGAAGTTAAGGTAGCTTTTACGCATTTGCAGGCTGAATTGAGTAAAAACATAGAAACAAAACAAAAAGCAATCCTTAAACAAACCGAGCTTAAAGATCAACTGAAGTTGGTGGAAACCAATTCGGTATCTCGACAACTATTACAATCCGCGGTTCAAGAGAAAAAGGCAATTGAACTACTCCAAACTCAAGAGTTTGATGCTAAGAAAGCGAGAGAAGATAAGGCTGTCGCTTACTCGGTAGTGGAACAAAGTCAATTGCAATTGGCAGCCAAGCAACAAGCTTATCAGGTTAAATTGTCAGGGTGGCTGAAGGAGCTGCAGGAAACTGGTGTAGATGTTAACTTACAAATTGCAGCATTTACCAAGTTCGTTCCTGCTTTACAAGCTTACAAAGAGAGACAGAAGTTAAGTTGGAAAATGCAAGAGCGTCATGCTTTGGCGGCGATTCTTGCTAGTGAGCTTGCGGATGGGGATCACTGTCCAGTATGCGGTGCGACAGAGCATCCGTTAAAGCTGCATAGCGAAGAACCTGCTGAAACAGCCTATGATCAGGCATATGAAGAACAGCTTCGACAAGTGGAAGAGCTGCTTCAGCTTGCAAAAGAGCATCAATTCACGGGGCAGCAGCTGTTGCGAAGATTGGCTTCTGTCCATCGGCAGGCAGTTGATTTGGCAGCAGTTCTAGCTGCATCTGGTCAAGAACACGCTGAATTAACCAGTGAACTCTCTACTATGGCATGGGACGAGGCAGCTGCTGGGAAAGAAGAAGGAGCTACTGCCAATCTTGGGGAGCTTAATGAAGATATAAGTTTTAAGGCTTTGCTAGAGGAATGGAAAGTTATGGAGGCGAGACAAACTTCCTGTATTTCCCAGTCAGAAGAACTTGAACATTCTTTCCAAAGTCTGCAGAAAGAGCATGCACAGCATGCGCAGCAATTCGTACAAGCAGGTGCTCAAATGCAAGCAGCTGCGAGCTTGTTATCGGAAGCGGATAGCAGGCTAATTTCAATAACATCAACGCTAGGTGAGCAGCTAAAAGGTTGGCAGGAGCGCTATGCGGAACTTTCCTGGATAGATGTGGACAAGCAGCTTGAACAGCTGCTTGCCAATGAGCGATTAGCCGAGGAGCTCCGCGGCCGAATTGAGAAGAGTATTCCGTTTCTTGACGAGCTAAACGGGAAGATCGACGAGCTCCAGCGCGCCGCACAGGAGCAGGATCGTACTGCCCTGCAGCTGCATGAACGTCTGCAGGGCTTGGCGCAGCTCGCCGCCGACAAGTCGCGGCAGCTCGCTTTGCGCGCGCCCGGCGCGGCTGTGCCGCAGCTCATCGCGGAGGCGACCTCCGCGCTAGAGCAGCTGCGGCAGCTCGCGCAGGTGACCAAGCTCGCGCACGCTGCTGCGCAGCGCGAGCAGCTCCTGGCGGCGCAGCGATACAGCGCCGCCGCCGAAGCCGCTGCCGCCGCCGCGCGGCAGCTGGCGCAGACCGAGCGCGCGCTGCACGGCGCGCTCACGGATAACGGCTTCGCGTCGCGCGAAGCCGCAGAAGCCGCGGCGCTAGCGCCTGAGCAGCGCCGCCAGTGGGCGCTGCTCGCTGCGGAGCACCGCGAGCGCGAGCAGGCGCTGCGCGCCCAGCTGGCGCAGCTGGCAGCGAAGCTGCAGGGCCGCGTGCTGAGCGCGGACGAGTGGGCGCAGTCGCAGGCGCAGCTGAGCGCCGCGAAAGCGGCCGCCGAGGCCGCGCTCGAGACGCGGGCCAAGGCGGCGCAAGGCGCGAGTGAGCTCGCTACGCGGCATGCGCGGTGGTGCGAGCTTGAGACGCGTCGCGTCGAACAGGCGACGCAGTTGGAAAGGCTTGGCAAGCTGCAAGCCGTGCTTAAGGCCAATGCCTTCGTCGAATACCTCGCCGAAGAGCAGCTCATGCAAGTTAGCCGCGCTGCTTCGGAGCGGCTAGGTGAATTGACGCGTCGGCGCTATGCGATTGAGGTCGACTCTGGAGGAGGCTTCGTCATCCGTGACGATGCCAACGGAGGGGTAAAGCGCCCGGTAAGCACACTGTCGGGCGGTGAAACGTTCCTTACCTCGCTGGCGTTAGCGCTCGCTCTTTCCGCACAGATCCAGCTGAAAGGGGAATATCCGCTGGAATTCTTCTTCCTCGATGAAGGCTTCGGTACGCTCGACCAAGAGCTGCTGGACATGGTCATCGGTGCGCTTGAGAAGCTTCATATGGACAGTCTAGCTGTAGGTGTCATTTCCCACGTTCCAGAGCTTCGCGCTCGTCTAGCTCGTAAATTAATCGTCCTCCCAGCAGAGCCATCTGGGCGCGGGAGCCGCATTGTCGTTGAGGATCTGTAG
- a CDS encoding LacI family DNA-binding transcriptional regulator: protein MKKPTIKDVAKVAGVSAAAVSYALNGRTDKVSNETIERIKKIIETLNYIPDFSARSLVKNQSKLIGIVIPQTESHKQLILENPFYSEMISGIEGKLREYGYHLLLSGVNQGESYLDLSVQRNLDGAIMMGIYPEQFYDGFKKINIPIVLIDSYINDSYFKRIGIDDEYGGYLATKYLIDKGHSNIGLVTGAIRKDGVVEKRFLGYKRAIREANFFYNPDYVFEESMSYEHGMAAGQLIANKFPEITAVFATGDMVAFGAIRSLMDMGKKVPEDISVIGFDDITMSKMFIPPLTTIRQNITEKGAIAAEHLINMIQGGVEQEANEIMLPLTIVERATVRAKDN from the coding sequence ATGAAGAAACCAACAATTAAAGATGTAGCCAAAGTCGCAGGCGTTTCAGCAGCCGCAGTGTCCTATGCATTAAACGGTAGAACGGATAAAGTCTCTAATGAGACGATCGAGCGCATTAAGAAAATTATTGAAACCTTAAACTACATACCTGATTTCTCGGCGAGAAGTTTAGTCAAAAACCAATCCAAGTTGATTGGCATCGTGATTCCACAGACCGAATCGCACAAGCAGCTTATACTTGAAAACCCTTTCTATAGCGAAATGATAAGCGGTATTGAGGGCAAGCTTCGCGAGTATGGGTACCACCTCTTGTTATCTGGCGTTAACCAAGGGGAAAGTTATCTGGATTTATCCGTTCAGCGTAATCTGGATGGTGCCATTATGATGGGTATTTATCCGGAACAGTTTTATGACGGTTTTAAGAAGATTAATATCCCGATTGTTCTGATCGATAGTTACATTAACGACAGTTACTTCAAGCGAATCGGCATTGATGACGAATATGGTGGATATTTGGCTACCAAGTATCTGATTGATAAGGGCCACTCTAACATTGGACTTGTGACAGGAGCGATTCGTAAAGACGGTGTTGTCGAGAAGCGTTTTCTAGGTTACAAACGTGCGATTCGTGAAGCAAATTTCTTTTATAATCCAGATTATGTATTTGAAGAATCCATGAGTTATGAGCATGGTATGGCAGCCGGACAGCTCATCGCAAACAAGTTTCCCGAGATCACTGCTGTATTTGCTACGGGGGACATGGTCGCATTCGGAGCGATTCGAAGCTTGATGGACATGGGTAAAAAAGTGCCGGAAGACATCTCCGTCATTGGCTTTGATGATATCACGATGTCGAAGATGTTTATTCCGCCACTAACGACAATCCGGCAAAATATAACCGAAAAAGGCGCTATTGCGGCCGAACATCTCATCAACATGATTCAAGGCGGCGTGGAGCAAGAAGCGAATGAAATTATGCTGCCGCTAACGATCGTAGAGAGAGCAACCGTTAGAGCCAAGGATAATTAA
- a CDS encoding exonuclease SbcCD subunit D, with translation MRILHTADWHFGRTLEGRSRLEEQTAFMDELVQIVQDQAIDLVLIAGDIYDSVNPPAAAEQLFYEGIARLADGGKRQVAIISGNHDHPDRLAASGPLAAKQGITIIGLPVPDIQSIGIARTGELARLIALPYPSESRLKELLSDVAEEEILRSKYSERVGALIRKQAASFEAGTVNLIMSHLYVLGGHETESERPIQVGGAYTVDTNALTAGAQYVALGHLHRPQNVKAASPIRYCGSPIAYSFSEAGQAKSVTVLDLAPGQAAEPKEIFLTSGRPLVSWRAKEGIGQVHQWLDEQRDANAWIDLEVTMTEAMSIEQIQSLRKAYEGFIHIRPIYPEMEAVRAVVSKADLTMEEHFTRFYSRQTGGAQPEPELVRLFLELLQEKDLADAAGE, from the coding sequence ATGCGAATTTTACACACGGCTGACTGGCACTTTGGTCGAACACTCGAAGGACGCAGCCGGTTAGAGGAACAGACCGCATTCATGGATGAGCTTGTGCAGATTGTGCAAGATCAAGCCATCGATTTGGTTCTCATCGCAGGAGATATCTATGACAGCGTAAATCCTCCCGCTGCTGCGGAGCAGCTTTTCTATGAAGGTATAGCCAGGTTGGCTGACGGCGGGAAGCGCCAAGTGGCCATTATCTCCGGCAACCATGATCATCCGGATCGGCTTGCAGCATCTGGTCCGCTTGCGGCTAAACAAGGGATCACGATTATTGGTTTACCGGTCCCTGACATCCAGTCGATTGGTATTGCAAGAACAGGTGAGTTGGCACGTCTGATTGCGCTGCCGTACCCGTCGGAATCGCGACTCAAGGAGCTGCTCTCGGATGTTGCTGAGGAGGAAATACTGCGTAGTAAATATTCCGAACGTGTGGGTGCGCTTATTCGAAAACAAGCGGCTTCTTTTGAAGCCGGGACGGTAAATCTGATCATGAGCCATTTATACGTTCTTGGCGGTCATGAAACGGAATCGGAACGCCCTATTCAAGTAGGGGGCGCCTACACGGTAGATACCAATGCTCTGACGGCAGGAGCGCAATATGTTGCGCTTGGTCATTTGCATAGACCGCAAAATGTGAAAGCAGCGTCTCCTATCCGTTATTGTGGTTCTCCAATCGCTTACAGCTTCTCGGAAGCTGGTCAAGCGAAGTCGGTCACAGTGCTCGATCTAGCTCCGGGACAAGCGGCCGAGCCGAAGGAGATCTTTCTGACTTCGGGCCGCCCACTTGTTAGTTGGAGAGCCAAAGAAGGAATTGGTCAGGTGCACCAATGGCTGGATGAACAACGCGATGCCAATGCCTGGATCGATTTGGAAGTCACGATGACAGAAGCTATGTCCATTGAACAGATTCAATCGCTGCGTAAAGCATACGAAGGCTTCATCCATATTCGGCCCATTTACCCGGAGATGGAGGCAGTCCGAGCTGTTGTATCGAAAGCAGATCTAACAATGGAAGAGCACTTTACACGCTTTTATTCGCGTCAAACTGGCGGTGCACAGCCTGAGCCTGAATTGGTTCGGCTGTTTTTGGAGCTGCTGCAGGAGAAGGATTTGGCGGATGCCGCTGGGGAGTAG
- a CDS encoding NUDIX hydrolase, with product MLTFERQNNKFNFRVAGIAIHNNKILLHTTPEHDYWVLPGGRVEFNESTSDGIVREIQEELGVVAHVERLSYVHELIFAENGKNFHELGFYYLISLPENNEIINKESEFNGIEEGNRLIFRWFSFDELNQTEVYPEFIKRDINFLLSTEVIKHEVTNEI from the coding sequence TTGTTAACTTTCGAAAGACAAAATAATAAGTTTAATTTTAGAGTTGCAGGAATTGCTATCCATAACAACAAGATCCTCCTACATACAACCCCAGAACATGATTACTGGGTTTTACCTGGCGGACGTGTGGAATTTAATGAATCAACTAGTGATGGAATCGTGAGAGAAATCCAAGAGGAACTGGGCGTCGTAGCACATGTGGAACGTCTAAGTTACGTTCATGAATTGATTTTTGCAGAAAATGGTAAAAATTTTCATGAGCTTGGATTTTATTATTTGATCTCGCTGCCAGAGAATAACGAAATCATAAATAAGGAATCTGAATTTAATGGGATTGAAGAAGGTAACAGATTAATTTTTAGGTGGTTTTCATTTGATGAACTAAATCAAACTGAGGTGTACCCCGAATTTATAAAGCGTGATATTAATTTCCTACTGTCTACTGAGGTTATAAAGCATGAAGTGACCAATGAAATATAA
- a CDS encoding carbohydrate ABC transporter permease, translated as MTDKYMPYRNMLSHLILIVAAVVLMFPFVWMLSGSFKDNLEVVRMPPNLIPDTFKFSNYVEITKYFPIYRFLGNSVGVSLVTTAAQIVVCAMAAFVFAKIPFRGRETLFVLYLITMMIPMQVTMTPLFIVFQKLHLTNTYLGLILPGIFSAYGTFLLRQHIMTIPDPLIEAARIDGASYVRVFVSIILPLSKPALATLAIFAFMASWNNFLWPLIITSDKELMTLPIGLSKLQGRWATEWNILMAGNVISFIPIFIVFLFASKYFIKGMTMSGVKG; from the coding sequence ATGACAGATAAATATATGCCGTATCGAAACATGCTTTCACACCTCATTTTGATTGTGGCGGCTGTCGTGCTCATGTTTCCTTTCGTCTGGATGCTGTCGGGTTCCTTTAAGGATAACTTGGAAGTCGTCAGAATGCCGCCTAATTTAATTCCCGATACGTTTAAATTCAGCAACTATGTCGAGATTACGAAATACTTTCCGATCTATCGCTTTTTGGGCAACAGTGTTGGTGTCTCCTTAGTGACGACGGCAGCGCAGATCGTTGTGTGTGCGATGGCTGCATTTGTTTTTGCTAAAATACCTTTCCGAGGCAGGGAAACGCTATTCGTTCTCTATTTGATCACGATGATGATTCCTATGCAGGTGACGATGACGCCGCTCTTTATCGTGTTTCAAAAACTGCACCTGACGAATACATATCTCGGACTCATTTTGCCAGGAATCTTCAGTGCTTACGGGACTTTCCTGCTTCGACAACACATCATGACCATTCCTGATCCGTTGATTGAGGCAGCCAGAATAGATGGAGCTTCGTATGTGAGAGTATTTGTGAGCATTATTCTTCCGCTTAGCAAACCTGCTCTTGCGACGCTAGCCATTTTTGCTTTCATGGCTTCGTGGAACAATTTTTTATGGCCGCTTATTATTACGAGCGATAAGGAGTTGATGACACTTCCGATTGGATTAAGCAAGCTGCAGGGCAGATGGGCGACGGAGTGGAACATTTTGATGGCGGGGAATGTGATCAGCTTTATACCGATTTTCATTGTGTTTTTGTTCGCATCGAAATACTTCATTAAAGGAATGACCATGAGTGGCGTTAAAGGATAA